In the genome of Thiorhodovibrio winogradskyi, the window CCGGGGTCGGCGTATCGACTGGCATCATGCCGGGGGCCGGGGACATGCCGAAAATGAGTTCTCCGGCCTCCACGCGCAGCAGATGTTGGCCGGTGCCGACGATTTTGCCCGCGACCACCGGCACGGCAAAAATATCGACGCTGCCCTTGAGCACCAGCCAGATCAGATCGGGTTCCTGAATCAGGAAGGGGTTGTGATAGCCAACCGACAGCCGGGTGCCGTCAATCTTGGCGAGCAACTCGGCGTCGAAACTGTCGTGGATGGGTGCTGTGGTCGCCTGCATGGACTGCTGCATCATCAGGCCTCGCCGGACTGAATGAGTCGCCGATAGGGGCCGTCGTTCTCGACCAATTCTTCGTGACGGCCTTGTTCAACCACCTGGCCGCGCTCCAGCACCAGGATTTGGTCGGCGTCGCGAATGGTGCTCAAGCGATGGGCGACGATCAGGCAGGTGCAACCCCGGCGGCGTAGATTTTCATCGATCTGCTTCTCCACCGTCGGGTCGAGCGCCGAGGTGGCCTCATCGAGGATCAGCACACTGGGATTGGCCGCGAGTGCGCGGGCGATTTCCAGGCGCTGGCGTTGACCGCCGCTGAAATTGGCGCCGTTCTCGGCCACCTGGGCTTCATAGCGACCGGGACGGTTTTCGATCAGATCCAGCACACAGGCATCGCGCAGCGCCTGGGTGATGGCCTCCTCGGTGATGGTCGGATCCCAAAGCGCGATGTTCTCGCGCACCGTGCCGGAGAACAGAAATATTTCCTGATCAACCGTCGCCACTGAGTTGGCGAACCATGCGTGCGGCAGCTCCGCGAGCGGCATGCCGTCGTAGAGCACCTGTCCCGACCAGGGGCGATGCAATCCGCTGACAATCCGGGCCACCGTCGACTTGCCGCTGCCCGAGCCGCCGATCAGCGCGATGCGCTGACCCGGCTCCACCAGCAGGTTGAGCCCCTGAATCACTGGCGGATCGGAACGGTTGTAGCCGAACACCAGATCGCGGATTTCGAGCTGACCGCGTAATTTCGGCGGCAAGGGACGGGCCGGGCTGGTGACGGCAAAGACCCGCGCGTTGTCCTGCATGCGCTCATCCATGTCGTAGTGCAGGACGTCCTCAATGCGCGCGAGTTCGCCCTTGATGGTTTGCACCTCACCGCCCAAATCCACCAGGCCGCCGATGGGTCCGGCGAAGCTGCTCGCCAGGCCTTGGAAAGCCACCAGGCCGCCGATGGTCAGGGAGCCATCAAGCACCAGCAGCCCGCCCACGCCGAGGATGCTGGCGGTGGTGAGCGCGGCCAGCAGCGTCGGCACCGATGAGATGACAGTGGTGGCGCTCGTCAGGCTCTGCTGGGCGTTGAGATACTTGGCCTGCAAGCCCGACCATTTGGTGAAGAAATCGCTTTCCGAGCCGCTCGACTTCAGGGTCTCGATCAATTGCAAACCGCTGATGGACGCCGCGCCGAGCTTGCCTTGATCATTGACCAATTGCCGCGAGCTGTCCTCGCGTTGGCGGGCGACGGCGGCCAGCGCCAGAAAATTCAACAGCGCCAAGGCGACCGTGATCAGCGTCAGCGGCAAGCTGTAGAAGGCCATCACCACGGCATAAAACACAATGGTGACCAGGCCGATGATGTTGGTGGCCAACTGACCGGAGAGGAGGCTCGCGACATGATCATTCGAGGAGACCCGATTGCAAATGTCGCCAGGATAGCGCTGACCAAAGAACTGCACCGGCAGGCGCAGCACATGCCAGAAGAACACCGCCGAGGAATTGAGCGCGAGCTTGATCTCCAGGCGCGAGAGGTTGATCTGTTGCAGCCAGACGATGACGGCATTGAGCACCGCCGTCAGTCCCATGCCGATCAGCAGCGGCATCAGCCAGCGATCACTGCCGCCGACCAGGATTTCGTCGATAAAAACCTTGTTGAAGACAGGAATCACCAGCCCGGGCAGGACCAACAGCAGGGTGGCGAGCAGCACATAGGACAGGGCATTGCTGGAACCGGCCAGGCGTTTGCGCAGTGGCGCGAGCAGGTTGGGCCGCCCGCCGCGACGCTGGAACTCGGAGCCCGGCTCGAACACCAGGCAGATCCCGGTGAAGCACTCGTCAAACTCCCGAATGCCGATGGTGCGCGGCCCGGTCCCCGGGTCATTGATCCACACCC includes:
- a CDS encoding NHLP family bacteriocin export ABC transporter peptidase/permease/ATPase subunit, whose product is MSATATTESLKPNAPKGGKRFKTPTLLQMEATECGAAALGMILARHGCWVPLEQLRVACDVSRDGSKASNMLRAARQHGLVAKGFRSEPEGLTNYPFPMIVHWNFNHFLVLEGMDRKRGRVWINDPGTGPRTIGIREFDECFTGICLVFEPGSEFQRRGGRPNLLAPLRKRLAGSSNALSYVLLATLLLVLPGLVIPVFNKVFIDEILVGGSDRWLMPLLIGMGLTAVLNAVIVWLQQINLSRLEIKLALNSSAVFFWHVLRLPVQFFGQRYPGDICNRVSSNDHVASLLSGQLATNIIGLVTIVFYAVVMAFYSLPLTLITVALALLNFLALAAVARQREDSSRQLVNDQGKLGAASISGLQLIETLKSSGSESDFFTKWSGLQAKYLNAQQSLTSATTVISSVPTLLAALTTASILGVGGLLVLDGSLTIGGLVAFQGLASSFAGPIGGLVDLGGEVQTIKGELARIEDVLHYDMDERMQDNARVFAVTSPARPLPPKLRGQLEIRDLVFGYNRSDPPVIQGLNLLVEPGQRIALIGGSGSGKSTVARIVSGLHRPWSGQVLYDGMPLAELPHAWFANSVATVDQEIFLFSGTVRENIALWDPTITEEAITQALRDACVLDLIENRPGRYEAQVAENGANFSGGQRQRLEIARALAANPSVLILDEATSALDPTVEKQIDENLRRRGCTCLIVAHRLSTIRDADQILVLERGQVVEQGRHEELVENDGPYRRLIQSGEA